Proteins found in one Zea mays cultivar B73 chromosome 1, Zm-B73-REFERENCE-NAM-5.0, whole genome shotgun sequence genomic segment:
- the LOC100275270 gene encoding uncharacterized protein LOC100275270: MEKKDLLAVRKRLPAAAAKRRHKVVTPAKAGAGRLAKVIAGYLASDSYMYAPLISAPPSLPPPPPASSVAPSATPLISTPEKEITGAKIQRLFASYIHCLEVSVDMFLELCF; this comes from the exons ATGGAAAAGAAGGATCTGCTCGCCGTCCGGAAGAGGCTGCCTGCGGCGGCGGCCAAGCGGAGGCACAAGGTGGTGACGCCCGCTAAGGCCGGCGCCGGGCGTCTCGCGAAGGTGATCGCTGGATACCTCGCGTCCGACTCCTACATGTACGCGCCGCTGATCTCCGCTCCGCCATCTCTCCCACCGCCGCCTCCGGCGTCTTCGGTGGCGCCATCCGCGACGCCTCTTATTTCCACTCCTG AGAAAGAAATCACTGGTGCAAAAATACAGAGGCTCTTTGCAAGCTACATTCACTGTCTAGAAGTATCTGTGGACATGTTCTTGGAGCTGTGCTTCTAG
- the LOC100275270 gene encoding uncharacterized protein isoform X1, which produces MEKKDLLAVRKRLPAAAAKRRHKVVTPAKAGAGRLAKVIAGYLASDSYMYAPLISAPPSLPPPPPASSVAPSATPLISTPVTKLHPKPHRGKAAKDTANLLKAIIVSSRESLVRQRLNSR; this is translated from the exons ATGGAAAAGAAGGATCTGCTCGCCGTCCGGAAGAGGCTGCCTGCGGCGGCGGCCAAGCGGAGGCACAAGGTGGTGACGCCCGCTAAGGCCGGCGCCGGGCGTCTCGCGAAGGTGATCGCTGGATACCTCGCGTCCGACTCCTACATGTACGCGCCGCTGATCTCCGCTCCGCCATCTCTCCCACCGCCGCCTCCGGCGTCTTCGGTGGCGCCATCCGCGACGCCTCTTATTTCCACTCCTG TGACGAAGCTTCATCCTAAACCCCATAGGGGCAAAGCTGCAAAAGACACGGCTAACCTTTTGAAAGCAATAATCGTGTCTTCCAGAGAAAGTCTTGTGCGCCAGCGGCTAAATTCTAGGTGA